The Juglans microcarpa x Juglans regia isolate MS1-56 chromosome 2D, Jm3101_v1.0, whole genome shotgun sequence DNA window AGATGTGCACACTCGAAATGCTTAGCAACGTTAAAATCGATTCTTTCAAATCCATGAGAAATGAAGAGATTGGCCTACTGGTGAAGGTTATTCAAGAGGCCGCCAGTAATTGTGTTGCTGTAGATCTGAGTGCCAAGGTTACATCTCTGAATGCGGATATGTCATGCCGTATGGTGTTTGGGAAGAAGTACGAGGACAAAGATCTTGATGAAAAGGGATTCAAGGCTGTAATCCACGAGGCTATGTATCTAGGAGCAGTTCCTAACCTCGGCGATTATATTCCTTGTATTCGTCCCTTTGATCTTCAGGGGCTGACACGACGCATGAAGGCTGTTAGTAAGatctttgataatttttttgagaagatCATTGATGAGCATATCCAGTCCAAGGATGAAAATAAGACCAACGACGACTTTGTTGATGTCATGCTGAGGCTCATGGGATCAAAAGAATCTGAGTACTCTATTGAAAGGTCCAACATCAAAGCCATCATTTTGGTAAGTTTTCATACCACTTGCATTCATGTATTGATTTAGCAAGGAATCAAATTATAAGtcaaaaaaagttatataaaaacTTACAGTTTAACGTAGTCAATTAAATAGATGCCGTAAAGAACAGAATTATGTATAACTCTATAATTGGATTCAGATATTGCGCTAATTTCCCAGATCAAAATTTTGGTGGCAGGACATGCTTGCAGCCTCGATGGACACTTCGGCAACGGCAATTGAATGGGCACTCTCAGAACTAATGAAGCATCCACGGGTAATGAAGAAGCTTCAAAAGGAGTTAGAAACTGAGGTTGGCTTGAAGAGGATGGTAGAGGAAGCAGACTTGGATAGATTGGATTACTTGAGCATGGTTGTAAAGGAAACCTTCAGGCTACATCCAGTAGCACCACTTTTGCTTCCTCATGAGGCCAGGGAAGATTTCACAGTTAACGGTTTCCACATACCCGGAAAGTCTAGAGTCATGATAAACGTATGGGCAATCGGGAGAGATCCGAGTGTTTGGAGTGATGCAGAAAAGTTCTTCCCGGAGAGGTTTGTTGGGAGTAACATAGATCTCAGGGGACGTGACTTCCAACTAATTCCATTTGGTGCTGGCAGAAGAGGCTGCCCAGGGATGCAAATGGGTCTGATTGTGGTTCGGGTAGTGATAGCACAACTTGTGCATTGCTTTGATTGGGACCTTCCAGATAACATACAGCCAACTGAGTTGGATATGACTGAGGTGTTTGGTCTTACTGTTCCTAGAGCCAAGCATCTACTTGCCATTCCTCGTTATCGCCTTCACCATTGACAAATTTATATTCTCTCTATTTTTGGTCGCTGATTTCTGCACGTGGAATGCGTAGATTTGTATGCGCgggaataatttatttttgtagaaaaaaatagtatatgtAACTAAGTTTGCTTGAATTCACTATGTAATGAATAAAATCTAAGTGTCAACATTAGCACCTTGACTTACAAACTTTGCTCGAATGTAGAgtaagagatatatatatatatatatatatatatgtttatattttgtgataaaGTAACTTAGTCATCGAATCAGGCAGTTGTACAACGACCCATCTCCAAGATGAGCTCTCTCCACCTCCCTAATGAGTCAAACCCATCCTAAGGATCTCCCAACAACCAGCCTCCCCAGCTTAGAACCAGCTTTTCAAAACAACAACTACCAGTCCTCCCATACCACCTATTCAGATCATAATCCTTCAACAAATCCTCTCCAATAACTCTTAAATAGAACCTATTATATTAATCATCACAATCAAACCTAGTCTTTACTATCATTAACCAACACTCCAATCTGAGCCTCCCATTCTGTCACTCATAAGAAACCAGAATAGATAATGGCTACTCAGGCGCAGCAGTCAATGGATCTCCCAATAACCAAATCTCCACAACTTCCTCCTCTAAACCAACTTGATCAACtcaatcaaaaaagaaaatggctgCCCAGCTCAGAACCAATTCACTCAAAAATCACCAACTTCCTCATCAGATCATTTATCAGCATTGATGCCTCACTTACCACACCAAAATGGGCATTCATCATTAACCACCACCTCCCAATTCCATCCTTATTTAGAACCCCTCGCATGAACTTTTCATTCCACCATCCTACATTAACCAAAAGATCAACAACCAGCAACTCAGAACCCAAATTTCGAGCCGACTTCTGCCCCTGACACAGAAAGCCATTCCTCTACATCCATAACCCCAAACTGGAATGAAGTGAACCTAGAACCAGAAACCGAGCTTGCTACTTACCTATCCAACCATGCACTCATAGACAAGATAGTTTCATCCAAACCTCTCAACAAAAATGCCCTTCATGCTACCATAAAGGCAGTGCTTTGCTGCTGGACTAACTATTAAAGACATGACCATCAACACTTTTCTGTTTACATTCTCATCCTAGCAGAAGAATCAAGTGATGGAACAAAGACCTTGGAACATAAAGGGTTTTCACTTGCTGATACGTGACTGAGCTCCAGGTTTGAGTTTACAGGAATTAGACTTAAAAATGTCAGTATTTTGGATTCAGATACAAGGGCTTCCATTAAAGTTAATGAAAAACCAAAATGCTGAAAAGATAGGAAAGAAATTAGGTAACTTCATCCAAGTGGAACAAACTAATAGTCCAAGCATACTTTTTAGAAGATATACGAGGATACAAGTTGAGGTCAATGTTGAAAACCCTTTGCAAGATGGGTTTCCTTTAGCGAAAGTGGCTTAGTGAGAATGTGGGTGAGTTGATCTTTGCCAGAAATGAAAGCCACGGTTAAGGACTTGTTGAGGACTCAGTCATGGACAAAGTGGAAATTGATTTACACATGCTTAATATGAGAATG harbors:
- the LOC121250697 gene encoding cytochrome P450 71AU50-like, translated to MATVSWTWSILALLVLAHLLRQWALKSWNKNRKLPPGPRGFPIFGSLHSLGEFPHRNLQRLAQKYGPIMHLRLGLVPAIVVSSPQAAEQFLKAHDLVFASRPPMESAKHIAYEQRSMIFAPYGSYWRNIRKMCTLEMLSNVKIDSFKSMRNEEIGLLVKVIQEAASNCVAVDLSAKVTSLNADMSCRMVFGKKYEDKDLDEKGFKAVIHEAMYLGAVPNLGDYIPCIRPFDLQGLTRRMKAVSKIFDNFFEKIIDEHIQSKDENKTNDDFVDVMLRLMGSKESEYSIERSNIKAIILDMLAASMDTSATAIEWALSELMKHPRVMKKLQKELETEVGLKRMVEEADLDRLDYLSMVVKETFRLHPVAPLLLPHEAREDFTVNGFHIPGKSRVMINVWAIGRDPSVWSDAEKFFPERFVGSNIDLRGRDFQLIPFGAGRRGCPGMQMGLIVVRVVIAQLVHCFDWDLPDNIQPTELDMTEVFGLTVPRAKHLLAIPRYRLHH